The following are encoded in a window of Acidobacteriota bacterium genomic DNA:
- a CDS encoding carboxypeptidase regulatory-like domain-containing protein, whose protein sequence is MQKKKVFLIVFLLFLLSSLVVFSAELVGRVTDERGGGVSSALVLVSSNSSFSSRVFVFTGKGGFYHIKGLSPGWYYIRA, encoded by the coding sequence ATGCAAAAAAAGAAGGTTTTCCTAATTGTTTTCCTTCTTTTTCTCCTTTCTTCTTTGGTGGTTTTTTCTGCCGAGTTAGTGGGGAGGGTGACGGACGAGCGAGGGGGGGGTGTTTCCTCGGCGTTGGTATTGGTTTCTTCCAACTCTTCGTTTTCCTCTCGGGTATTTGTTTTCACGGGCAAGGGAGGTTTTTATCATATCAAGGGTTTATCTCCTGGTTGGTACTATATTCGGGCGG